The following are encoded together in the Cyanobacterium aponinum PCC 10605 genome:
- a CDS encoding sigma 54-interacting transcriptional regulator — protein MTDKKFNDNLAQELADVSSQLSFERERQTVLRPYLVTKAKRGIVGRSRYAVRLRQEIKKVTNSRESVLIFGEPGLEKDNLAALIHYGSCDRREPIIKVNCGKLQASGAELFGREGGKYGLIEALGKGTLIFNNIQELPPELHQPLCQLLAEQIYFPVQRSENTTPQQKKCHARIILITEKAIPEISNLVTHTIKVPPLRVRKSDLEDQANYYISLIARSRKISKPTITADALRRLQTYDFPNNLRELENLIERAIVQLSGSNQLTEDIIWPSRGKKQQFRLNLLNVYPRLRNFLRSPWYPDRINYGFTVAAFAFIVAILFFAPQTRSHNFALNFFWAWWWPLILIGFPFVGRLWCSICPFMIYGEITQKLRVWLLPHIPLKKWPRQTAEKWGGWFLFTLFALILLWEELWDLPNTAYLSACLLLLITAGAMICSAIFERRFWCRYLCPIGGMNGMFAKLAITELRAQQGICSAECTTYQCYKGGPQKGEGLATDGCPLYSHPAQLQDNRDCVLCMTCLKACPHRSVSFNLRPPGIELWTTHQPRSYEVALLFLLLNAVFLHQLPQINQLFNLNFDLTNFWQHTLLSIIVLFAPALIPLFSYGIIRIINSIYPQIQPRSFIELAYGYLPLALMANLAYYLQLGLAEAGRILPVTWATFGFDGSNLPILVAHPAVINFLQGTALILGVLLAIILSQKIARQSFKLLVPQHFSLILLGFLFWKINN, from the coding sequence ATGACAGACAAAAAATTTAATGATAATTTGGCGCAAGAATTAGCAGATGTATCTTCACAATTGAGTTTTGAGCGAGAGAGACAAACTGTTTTGCGTCCTTATTTAGTAACAAAAGCTAAGCGAGGAATTGTTGGTAGAAGTCGCTATGCGGTAAGGCTTCGACAAGAAATCAAAAAAGTTACTAATAGTCGAGAATCTGTATTGATTTTTGGTGAGCCGGGCTTGGAAAAAGATAACTTGGCGGCTTTAATTCATTATGGTTCGTGCGATCGCCGTGAACCTATTATTAAGGTCAACTGTGGCAAACTTCAAGCTAGTGGAGCAGAATTATTTGGACGGGAAGGGGGAAAATATGGATTAATTGAGGCACTGGGTAAGGGTACTCTCATTTTCAATAATATTCAAGAATTGCCCCCAGAGTTGCATCAACCTCTTTGCCAACTGTTAGCAGAACAAATATACTTTCCCGTTCAACGTTCGGAAAACACTACCCCTCAACAAAAAAAATGTCACGCTCGAATTATTCTCATTACAGAAAAGGCAATACCCGAAATTAGTAACCTCGTCACTCATACCATTAAAGTTCCTCCTCTCAGGGTAAGAAAGAGTGATTTAGAGGATCAGGCTAATTACTACATCAGTTTAATTGCTCGTAGTCGTAAAATTAGCAAACCCACCATTACTGCCGATGCCCTACGCCGTTTACAAACCTATGATTTTCCTAATAATCTTCGAGAGCTAGAAAATTTGATAGAAAGAGCAATAGTTCAGTTATCTGGCAGTAATCAATTAACAGAAGACATCATTTGGCCTTCAAGGGGAAAAAAACAGCAATTTCGTCTCAATTTACTTAATGTTTATCCCCGTCTGCGTAATTTTCTTCGTAGTCCATGGTATCCCGATCGCATCAACTACGGTTTTACCGTTGCCGCCTTTGCTTTTATTGTTGCCATTTTATTCTTTGCACCCCAGACGCGATCGCACAATTTTGCCCTTAACTTCTTTTGGGCATGGTGGTGGCCTTTAATCCTGATTGGTTTTCCCTTTGTTGGGAGATTATGGTGTTCCATTTGTCCCTTTATGATTTATGGCGAAATCACCCAAAAATTACGAGTCTGGCTACTCCCTCATATTCCCTTAAAAAAATGGCCTCGTCAAACAGCCGAAAAATGGGGAGGATGGTTTTTATTTACCCTCTTCGCCCTAATTTTACTCTGGGAAGAATTATGGGATTTACCCAACACAGCCTATTTATCAGCTTGTTTACTACTGCTAATTACAGCAGGAGCAATGATTTGTTCCGCAATTTTTGAAAGAAGATTTTGGTGTCGCTACTTATGTCCCATTGGGGGAATGAATGGAATGTTTGCCAAACTAGCCATCACCGAATTAAGGGCTCAACAGGGTATTTGCTCCGCCGAATGTACCACTTATCAATGCTATAAAGGAGGACCACAAAAAGGAGAAGGATTAGCAACCGATGGATGCCCCTTATACTCCCACCCCGCACAACTACAAGATAACCGAGACTGCGTATTGTGTATGACTTGTTTAAAAGCCTGTCCTCATCGCTCTGTTAGCTTTAATTTACGTCCCCCCGGTATAGAATTATGGACAACCCATCAACCTCGAAGTTATGAAGTAGCCCTATTATTTTTACTATTAAACGCCGTTTTTCTGCACCAATTACCACAAATTAATCAACTATTTAACTTAAATTTCGACTTAACCAATTTTTGGCAACATACCCTTTTATCTATTATCGTCTTATTTGCTCCTGCTCTCATCCCCTTATTTTCTTATGGAATTATTAGAATAATTAATTCTATCTATCCCCAAATTCAACCTCGCTCATTTATTGAATTAGCCTATGGCTATTTACCTTTAGCCTTAATGGCAAATCTCGCTTACTATTTACAACTAGGTTTAGCTGAAGCAGGGAGAATCTTACCAGTAACATGGGCAACCTTCGGCTTTGACGGCAGTAATTTACCCATTTTGGTTGCACACCCCGCAGTCATTAATTTTTTACAAGGTACAGCCTTAATTTTAGGAGTCCTTTTAGCTATCATTCTCAGTCAAAAAATTGCCCGTCAATCTTTTAAATTACTTGTACCTCAACATTTTTCTTTAATTTTATTAGGTTTTTTATTTTGGAAAATTAATAACTAA
- the holA gene encoding DNA polymerase III subunit delta translates to MPIYYFWGDDDFTMMQEINALKEKNLDLNWLQFNFEKFAGDKEEFIREAFLQAMTPPFGSGDRIVWLVNTTICQSCSEDLLTEIQRTIKQIPDTTHLLLTSEKKPDGRIKSTKLVNQYAQVKEFSLIPPWQTDILIKKVEGMVAQKELKITKEGIKILANCVGNDSRLLWQELDKLSLYQGENKQPINEEIVKSLVNVSNQNSLQLAQAILQQNIPLALQLVQDLISLNEPALRIVATLVGQFRTWAIVKTMVESGEKDEKAIAENADISNPKRIYFLKQETKNISAQKLLSSLPILLELEANLKSGHDPLIALETKIIQLCTL, encoded by the coding sequence ATGCCTATTTACTATTTTTGGGGTGATGATGATTTCACGATGATGCAAGAAATCAATGCCCTAAAAGAAAAAAATCTTGATCTCAATTGGTTACAATTTAACTTTGAAAAATTTGCAGGGGATAAAGAAGAGTTTATTCGTGAAGCCTTTTTACAGGCTATGACTCCTCCTTTTGGAAGTGGCGATCGCATTGTGTGGCTAGTCAATACAACCATCTGTCAATCTTGTTCTGAAGACTTATTAACAGAAATTCAACGCACCATCAAACAAATTCCCGACACAACCCATTTGCTTTTAACCAGCGAGAAAAAACCTGATGGCAGGATTAAAAGCACTAAATTAGTAAATCAATACGCTCAAGTCAAAGAATTTAGCTTAATTCCGCCATGGCAAACAGATATTTTAATTAAAAAAGTGGAAGGAATGGTTGCTCAAAAAGAGTTAAAAATCACCAAAGAAGGAATCAAAATATTAGCTAATTGCGTAGGAAATGATAGCCGTTTGTTGTGGCAAGAATTAGATAAATTATCCCTTTATCAGGGAGAAAATAAACAACCCATTAACGAAGAAATTGTTAAATCATTAGTTAATGTTAGTAATCAAAATAGTTTACAATTAGCCCAAGCAATTTTACAACAAAATATTCCCCTTGCCTTACAATTAGTACAAGATTTAATTAGTCTTAATGAACCTGCCCTGAGAATTGTTGCTACTTTAGTCGGCCAATTTCGCACTTGGGCAATCGTAAAAACAATGGTTGAAAGTGGAGAAAAAGACGAAAAAGCGATCGCTGAAAATGCCGATATTAGTAATCCAAAAAGAATTTATTTCCTAAAACAAGAAACAAAAAATATCTCCGCACAAAAATTATTATCTTCTTTACCTATTTTGTTAGAATTAGAAGCAAATTTAAAATCAGGTCATGATCCTCTTATTGCTTTAGAAACTAAAATTATTCAACTATGTACTTTATAA
- a CDS encoding metallophosphoesterase family protein — MNNKKFITILIATIFTCILSYFINDFIFFKSVQGQENISFQTQELINKYQPFKPEKKDVRILVISDLNSAYGSTEYDDEVHLALKMLPFWQPDLILCSGDMIAGQKPSLTQAQIRAMWKAFDTQIAQPIRNLNIPFGFTIGNHDASSAIAPNNKFLFQQERDLAVEYWQNPKHNSGVKFLDRNQFPFYYTFEEDNIFFLVWDGSSSRIPKDKLSWVEKSLASEKAQQAKMRIIIGHLPLYAVSEGRDYPGEVLNNADELRQLLEKYDVHTYISGHHHAYYPAHKGELQLLHTGALGSGARPYLDNNIPPRKTITVVDVDFNNPDYTIYTTYDMQDFSLIKYEQLPRLIMGHNGMILRRDISIQNLTEEEKRICLNKFQDKKKCNEN; from the coding sequence ATGAATAATAAAAAATTTATAACTATATTAATTGCAACTATTTTTACTTGTATTTTGAGTTACTTTATCAATGACTTTATTTTTTTTAAATCAGTACAAGGACAGGAAAATATCTCTTTTCAAACTCAAGAATTAATTAATAAATATCAACCATTTAAGCCTGAAAAAAAAGATGTCAGAATTTTAGTAATTAGTGATCTTAATAGTGCTTATGGTTCAACAGAATATGATGATGAAGTACATCTCGCCCTAAAAATGCTCCCCTTTTGGCAACCTGATTTAATATTATGCAGTGGTGATATGATTGCAGGTCAAAAACCCTCTTTAACTCAGGCTCAGATTCGGGCAATGTGGAAGGCATTTGATACTCAAATCGCTCAACCTATCAGAAATCTAAATATTCCCTTTGGTTTCACTATCGGTAATCATGATGCTTCAAGTGCGATCGCACCTAACAATAAATTTCTGTTTCAACAGGAAAGAGACTTAGCAGTAGAATACTGGCAAAATCCGAAGCATAATTCAGGAGTAAAATTCCTCGATCGCAATCAATTTCCCTTTTATTATACCTTTGAAGAAGATAATATCTTCTTTTTAGTGTGGGATGGCTCATCCAGTCGTATTCCCAAGGATAAATTATCATGGGTAGAAAAAAGCCTTGCATCAGAAAAAGCACAACAGGCAAAAATGAGAATAATTATCGGGCATCTACCTCTCTATGCGGTGTCTGAAGGGAGAGACTATCCCGGAGAAGTTTTAAACAATGCCGATGAATTACGTCAACTTTTAGAAAAATATGACGTACATACTTACATAAGTGGTCATCATCACGCCTATTATCCTGCTCATAAAGGAGAATTGCAACTATTACATACAGGTGCATTAGGTTCAGGCGCACGCCCGTATCTTGACAACAATATTCCTCCCAGAAAAACAATCACCGTTGTGGATGTAGATTTTAACAACCCTGATTACACAATTTATACAACCTATGATATGCAAGATTTCTCCCTCATAAAATATGAGCAGTTACCCCGCTTAATTATGGGACATAATGGAATGATTTTAAGACGAGATATATCTATTCAAAACCTAACAGAAGAAGAGAAGAGAATCTGTCTAAATAAATTTCAAGACAAAAAAAAATGTAATGAAAACTAG
- the rplI gene encoding 50S ribosomal protein L9 has translation MAQKVQLLLNKNVEKLGKRGDVVDVAPGYARNYLVPQGFAVVVTPGILRQVEQRKEKERQRLQAILEEAKSRKTALQTINNFVIRKQVGEQDAIFGTVTTQDVVDVIKQSAGLDIERQDITVPEIKKTGKYSVSIKLHAEVTAEITVEVAPL, from the coding sequence ATGGCTCAGAAAGTACAACTATTATTAAATAAGAATGTTGAGAAATTAGGTAAAAGAGGAGATGTGGTTGATGTTGCTCCCGGTTATGCTCGTAACTATCTTGTACCTCAAGGCTTTGCTGTGGTAGTAACCCCCGGTATTTTGCGTCAAGTAGAGCAGAGAAAAGAGAAAGAAAGACAACGCCTACAAGCTATTTTAGAAGAAGCCAAATCTCGTAAAACTGCCTTACAAACCATCAACAATTTTGTTATTCGTAAGCAAGTGGGTGAACAAGATGCTATCTTTGGAACTGTAACCACTCAAGATGTGGTAGATGTAATTAAACAAAGTGCTGGTTTAGATATTGAGCGTCAAGATATTACTGTACCTGAAATCAAAAAAACTGGTAAATATAGTGTTTCTATTAAACTTCACGCAGAAGTAACCGCAGAAATTACAGTAGAAGTTGCTCCTTTATAA
- the glyQ gene encoding glycine--tRNA ligase subunit alpha encodes MTINFQDIVATLNQFWSERNCLIAQPYDTEKGAGTMSHNTFLRAIGPEPWSVAYIEPCRRPTDGRYGENPNRVQHYYQYQVLIKPSPDNIQEIYLDSLKALGIHPEDHDIRFVEDNWESPTLGAWGVGWEVWLDGMEITQFTYFQQCGGIDCKPVSIEITYGLERLAMYLQDVDSIYDIQWNNEIKYGDIFLQGEIEQCTYNFEASNPDLLFQLFTLYEEEAKQLIEKNLVLPSLDYVLKCSHCFNLLDARGVIAVAERTRYIGRIRHLARQVAEQYLAQRESLNFPLNKQAKTEKKQLVNN; translated from the coding sequence ATGACTATTAATTTTCAAGATATTGTTGCTACTCTTAATCAATTTTGGAGTGAAAGAAATTGTCTTATAGCTCAACCCTACGACACGGAGAAGGGGGCAGGTACTATGAGTCATAATACATTCTTACGCGCGATCGGACCTGAACCTTGGTCAGTAGCATATATAGAACCTTGTAGAAGACCCACTGACGGACGTTACGGGGAGAATCCCAACCGTGTACAACATTATTATCAATACCAAGTATTAATTAAACCATCCCCTGACAATATCCAAGAAATCTATTTAGACTCATTGAAAGCATTAGGAATACACCCAGAAGATCATGATATTCGCTTCGTGGAGGATAACTGGGAATCACCTACTCTCGGTGCTTGGGGAGTTGGTTGGGAAGTTTGGTTAGACGGCATGGAAATTACTCAATTTACCTACTTTCAACAGTGTGGGGGGATTGACTGTAAACCCGTTTCCATCGAAATTACTTACGGTTTAGAGAGACTAGCCATGTATCTTCAGGATGTGGATAGCATCTATGATATTCAGTGGAATAATGAGATTAAATACGGGGATATTTTCCTGCAAGGAGAAATCGAGCAATGTACTTATAATTTTGAAGCCTCTAACCCTGATTTACTATTTCAATTATTTACTTTATATGAGGAAGAAGCAAAACAATTAATTGAGAAAAATTTAGTTTTACCCAGTCTTGATTATGTTTTAAAATGTTCCCATTGTTTTAACTTATTAGACGCTAGAGGGGTGATTGCCGTCGCAGAAAGAACTCGTTATATTGGGAGGATTAGACACTTAGCCCGTCAAGTAGCAGAACAATATTTAGCCCAAAGAGAATCGTTAAATTTTCCTTTAAATAAACAGGCAAAAACCGAAAAAAAACAATTAGTAAATAATTGA
- a CDS encoding histidinol-phosphate transaminase: MTDFIPSFIREDLLKLSAYIPTPISDNQKQLTRLDANESPYNLPSELRIKLASFYEQEIETNRYPDGSHSVLKRLIVNYVNESINKEGLFNVNNISIGNGSDELIRSILMATCLNNQGSILVANPTFSMYKILAESLGINTISIERNEIDFSWDIDKANQAIRETNNPPIKVIFVVHPNSPTANCLNDSEIAWLKNLPSDILVVIDEAYYEFSKKTLAIELKNYPNWLVLRTFSKAFRLAAHRVGYAIASPAIINVLEKLRLPYNLPTFSQLAAQFAMENRQLILPAVEETIKEKERVFQELNKIKNLKIWRSDANFIYCRLKENGNYENHQNILNQLKEKNILIRHTGGGLRISIGTPEENDYLLSTIQSLFNQ, encoded by the coding sequence ATGACAGATTTTATACCGAGTTTTATCAGAGAAGATTTATTAAAATTATCTGCTTATATTCCTACTCCTATTAGTGATAACCAGAAACAATTAACTCGTTTAGATGCGAATGAAAGCCCTTATAACCTACCCTCAGAATTAAGAATAAAATTAGCCAGTTTTTATGAACAAGAAATAGAAACTAATCGTTATCCCGATGGTAGTCACTCCGTTTTAAAAAGGTTGATTGTGAATTATGTAAATGAATCTATAAACAAAGAAGGTTTATTTAATGTTAATAATATCTCCATTGGTAATGGTTCAGATGAGTTAATTCGCTCAATTTTAATGGCTACTTGTTTAAATAATCAGGGTTCTATTTTAGTAGCTAATCCCACTTTTTCTATGTATAAAATTCTTGCAGAAAGTTTGGGAATAAATACCATTTCCATTGAGAGAAATGAAATAGATTTTTCATGGGATATAGATAAGGCAAATCAGGCGATTAGAGAAACTAATAATCCTCCCATAAAAGTTATTTTTGTGGTTCATCCTAATTCCCCCACTGCCAATTGCTTAAATGATTCAGAGATTGCATGGTTGAAAAATTTGCCCTCTGATATTTTAGTTGTCATTGATGAGGCATACTATGAATTTAGCAAAAAAACCCTCGCAATTGAATTAAAAAACTATCCTAATTGGTTAGTATTAAGGACATTTTCTAAAGCCTTTCGTTTAGCCGCCCATCGAGTTGGATATGCGATCGCATCTCCTGCTATTATCAATGTATTAGAAAAATTAAGACTACCTTATAACTTACCAACTTTTTCTCAATTAGCGGCTCAATTCGCCATGGAAAATCGTCAATTAATATTACCGGCGGTAGAAGAAACGATAAAAGAAAAAGAGAGAGTTTTTCAGGAACTAAATAAGATAAAAAATCTGAAAATTTGGCGTAGCGATGCTAATTTTATCTATTGTCGCTTGAAGGAAAATGGCAATTATGAAAATCATCAAAATATTCTTAATCAATTAAAAGAAAAAAATATTTTAATTAGACATACAGGAGGGGGTTTAAGAATTTCCATTGGCACACCCGAAGAAAATGACTATTTACTCTCCACAATTCAATCTTTATTCAATCAATAA
- a CDS encoding chromate transporter — translation MKQSLSEIAIVFLKLGAIAFGGPAAHIAMMDKEIVEKRQWLSREKLLDLLGVTNLIPGPNSTELAIHIGYEKAGWRGLIVAGSCFILPAMAIVWLLAILYVRFESLPSSSGLLYGIKPVVIAIIIQALWKIGKKAAKDTPTTIGGVMATVAFFLGLDEILILLLIGLGVMITKTVIDNKNNLGGLFFLPFLAVSPSISFSPSGINIFLAFLKIGSILYGGGYVLLAFLQRDLVENYQWLTSEQLLDAIAVGQLTPGPIFTTATFVGYLIAGNKGAIMATIGIFLPSFILVLLVNPWVEKIRQSVQAGNFLDGVNAASLGLMAGVTYILMTNSVTDLFTLFLVIITTIVIFRYQINSVWLVLIGGLAGFLYYYLISI, via the coding sequence ATGAAACAATCATTATCAGAAATTGCGATAGTTTTTCTTAAATTAGGTGCGATCGCATTTGGGGGACCCGCCGCCCATATTGCTATGATGGATAAGGAAATTGTGGAAAAGCGCCAATGGTTAAGTCGGGAAAAATTACTAGATTTGCTTGGTGTTACTAATTTAATACCCGGTCCTAATTCCACAGAGTTAGCCATCCATATTGGTTATGAAAAGGCGGGGTGGCGAGGGTTAATTGTGGCGGGGAGTTGCTTCATTTTACCGGCAATGGCCATTGTTTGGTTATTAGCCATTCTTTATGTTAGGTTTGAAAGTCTGCCCTCTAGTTCTGGATTATTGTATGGTATTAAGCCAGTGGTAATTGCGATTATTATTCAGGCTTTGTGGAAAATAGGGAAAAAGGCGGCAAAAGATACTCCTACAACTATCGGCGGTGTTATGGCGACGGTAGCTTTTTTTTTAGGATTAGATGAAATCCTCATTTTATTATTAATTGGATTAGGGGTAATGATAACCAAAACCGTTATTGATAATAAAAACAATTTAGGGGGATTATTTTTCCTTCCTTTTCTTGCCGTTTCTCCTTCTATCAGTTTTTCTCCTTCAGGAATCAATATTTTTTTGGCTTTTTTGAAAATTGGTTCTATCCTTTATGGAGGAGGCTATGTTTTATTAGCTTTTTTACAACGGGATTTAGTTGAAAATTATCAATGGTTAACCTCAGAACAACTCCTAGATGCGATCGCAGTAGGACAGTTAACCCCCGGTCCTATTTTTACCACTGCGACTTTTGTTGGTTATTTAATAGCTGGAAATAAAGGAGCAATCATGGCAACTATCGGTATTTTTCTACCTTCTTTTATCTTAGTTTTATTAGTCAATCCTTGGGTGGAAAAAATCCGTCAATCTGTTCAAGCGGGTAATTTTTTAGATGGGGTAAATGCCGCCTCTTTAGGTTTAATGGCAGGGGTAACTTATATTTTGATGACTAATTCTGTAACGGATTTATTTACCCTCTTCCTAGTAATTATTACTACTATTGTTATTTTCCGTTATCAGATTAATTCTGTGTGGCTAGTCTTAATTGGAGGTTTAGCAGGTTTTCTCTATTATTACCTGATTTCTATATAA
- a CDS encoding NUDIX hydrolase has product MISPVKEVAIAILYRENKFLLQLRDNIPTIIHPGCWALFGGHLETGETPESALIREIQEEIDYQITDFHKFICHQEGNIIRHVYYAPLKVEIKQLTLKEGWDFTLAPPETILQGQCYSKIAKQMRFFAPFHRQILLDFYQIHFPLIKA; this is encoded by the coding sequence ATGATTTCACCAGTAAAAGAAGTTGCGATCGCAATTTTGTATCGAGAAAACAAATTTTTATTACAATTAAGAGATAATATTCCCACCATTATACATCCGGGTTGCTGGGCATTATTTGGAGGGCATTTAGAGACAGGAGAAACCCCAGAATCGGCTTTAATCAGAGAAATTCAGGAGGAGATAGACTATCAAATCACGGATTTTCATAAATTTATTTGTCACCAAGAAGGAAATATTATCCGTCATGTTTATTACGCCCCTCTTAAAGTTGAAATAAAACAATTAACTCTGAAGGAAGGATGGGATTTTACCCTTGCACCTCCAGAAACTATCCTTCAAGGTCAATGTTACTCAAAAATAGCCAAGCAGATGCGTTTTTTCGCCCCTTTTCACCGACAAATATTATTAGACTTTTATCAAATCCATTTTCCACTTATCAAGGCTTAG
- a CDS encoding 2Fe-2S iron-sulfur cluster-binding protein yields the protein MSNTYTVKIHNAGQSYTIQVSEDQKILDVAQQQNIELPSSCNAGVCTTCAAKIITGKVEQGEGMGLSPELQGEGYALLCVSYPRSDLELETGKEDEVYDRQFGQG from the coding sequence ATGAGTAATACTTATACTGTAAAAATTCATAATGCAGGTCAATCTTATACAATACAAGTATCTGAAGACCAAAAGATATTAGATGTAGCACAACAACAAAATATTGAGCTTCCCTCCTCTTGTAACGCTGGAGTTTGTACTACTTGTGCGGCAAAGATAATTACTGGAAAAGTTGAACAAGGTGAAGGAATGGGGTTATCTCCTGAATTGCAAGGGGAAGGATATGCTTTATTATGTGTGTCTTATCCCCGTTCTGATTTAGAATTAGAAACTGGTAAAGAAGACGAAGTTTATGATCGTCAATTTGGACAAGGATAG
- the cutA gene encoding divalent-cation tolerance protein CutA has translation MEQRKNHIVILVTTGNQIEAKKIARVLVEEKLAGCVNFYPVTSVYRWQNEICEDAEWQLVIKTDEQLFSTLSARIQDLHSYDVPEIIALPIVNSSMAYIQWLQDSLQKV, from the coding sequence ATGGAGCAACGAAAAAATCATATCGTCATACTTGTGACTACAGGTAATCAAATCGAAGCGAAGAAAATTGCCCGTGTATTAGTGGAAGAAAAGTTGGCAGGATGTGTTAATTTTTATCCTGTGACTTCTGTTTATCGTTGGCAAAATGAAATTTGTGAAGATGCTGAATGGCAATTAGTAATCAAAACTGATGAGCAACTTTTTTCGACTTTGTCAGCTAGAATTCAAGATTTACATTCCTATGATGTGCCAGAAATTATTGCTTTACCGATAGTTAATTCTTCTATGGCATATATTCAATGGTTACAAGATAGTTTGCAAAAAGTTTAA
- a CDS encoding ParA family protein encodes MGYIISTVNMKGGVGKTTLTVNLATCLAKGFGKKVLVLDLDAQISATLSLLPPHEFGKLRKKRKTLSYLIDLVVQPNPYAKLSIHDIITPSICDLPQLSLLPGDIELYDEYLVSEMLHQQAVKENKSNDFEWVWNNFERNLIHNILQPVINDYDFIIMDCAPGYNLLTRSAIAASDFYILPARPEPLSLVGIQLLERRIKRLKENHQEDNPLKLQLLGVVFILSESGLFGRYDKYYEQVKRRVKQDFTIDKIFASDIPMDVNVAKAVDLFIPVTLASPNCNGSKAFYKLTQEFLGKIEAINN; translated from the coding sequence ATGGGATATATTATCAGTACAGTAAATATGAAGGGTGGGGTTGGTAAAACCACTCTCACCGTCAACTTAGCCACTTGTTTAGCAAAAGGTTTTGGCAAGAAGGTATTAGTATTAGATTTAGATGCTCAAATTAGTGCCACACTCAGTTTATTACCCCCCCATGAGTTTGGTAAATTGCGTAAAAAACGTAAAACTCTTAGTTATTTGATTGATTTAGTTGTACAACCAAATCCTTATGCTAAGTTGAGTATTCACGATATTATCACTCCTTCTATCTGCGATTTACCCCAATTGAGTTTATTGCCCGGAGATATTGAATTATATGATGAGTATTTAGTCTCAGAAATGTTGCATCAACAGGCAGTAAAAGAAAATAAAAGTAATGATTTTGAGTGGGTATGGAATAATTTTGAACGTAACCTAATCCATAATATTCTTCAACCTGTCATAAATGACTATGATTTTATCATTATGGACTGCGCCCCGGGATATAATTTATTAACAAGAAGTGCGATCGCAGCTAGTGATTTTTATATTTTACCAGCAAGACCAGAACCATTATCATTAGTAGGGATACAACTACTAGAAAGAAGAATTAAAAGATTAAAAGAAAATCATCAAGAAGATAATCCCCTTAAATTACAACTACTGGGTGTTGTTTTTATCTTATCCGAATCAGGTTTATTTGGACGTTACGATAAATACTATGAGCAAGTAAAAAGAAGAGTTAAACAAGACTTTACCATAGACAAAATCTTTGCATCGGATATTCCTATGGATGTCAATGTTGCCAAAGCTGTGGACTTATTTATTCCCGTCACTCTAGCCTCTCCTAATTGTAACGGTTCAAAGGCTTTTTATAAATTAACTCAGGAATTTTTGGGCAAAATTGAAGCAATTAATAACTAA